A genomic stretch from Psilocybe cubensis strain MGC-MH-2018 chromosome 1, whole genome shotgun sequence includes:
- a CDS encoding Protein NIF3-like protein (Protein NIF3 homolog): MSRTLLKSVCKAMERIAPLRLAEKWDNVGLLLESPIEKQKPGNVLLTIDLTSAVLAEALTQDASVIVSYHPTIFSGLKSMTLSNPLQKSLLSCAAQGISVYSPHTSLDSVWGGINDWLAEGLMKGKDDGQIRALVGEKLSPATGESEGAEGRLITLNEPIGMDVLEKRIKSHLNLSKIQVGYPADGCSSSTVRSIAICAGSGGSMLLGKEADVYFTGEMSHHEVLAAVAAGKHVILCGHTNTERGYLPILAAKLQAELRATNSEPRDHGMEEVRVIVSQKDKHPLEIV, encoded by the exons ATGTCGAGAACCTTGCTGAAGTCAGTTTGCAAAGCCATGGAGCGCATTGCTCCTCTAAGGCTCGCTGAAAAGTGGGATAAT GTAGGATTGCTATTAG AATCACCCATTGAGAAACAGAAACCTGGGAATGTACTTCTTACTATTGA tttaacttcggCTGTGCTCGCAGAAGCACTCACCCAAGATGCTTCGGTCATTGTATCTTATCATCCGACCATTTTCAGCGGACTTAAGTCCATGACGCTTTCAAATCCGCTGCAGAAGTCGCTACTTAGCTGTGCTGCGCAGGGCATATCAGTCTACTCTCCCCACACTTCTCTCGACTCTGTCTGGGGAGGCATCAATGACTGGCTGGCGGAAGGTTTGATGAAAGGAAAGGACGATGGCCAAATTCGCGCTCTGGTGGGTGAGAAGCTGAGCCCAGCTACCGGTGAAAGCGAAGGCGCAGAAGGGCGACTAATCACACTAAACGAGCCAATTGGGATGGATGTTCTGGAAAAGAGGATAAAATCCCATCTCAACCTTTCCAAAA TTCAAGTGGGTTATCCTGCTGATGGatgttcttcttccactgtaCGCTCGATCGCTATTTGTGCTGGCTCTGGTGGATCAATGCTGTTAGGCAAGGAAGCGGATGTGTATTTTACAGGAGAGATGTCGCAT CACGAGGTCCTAGCTGCAGTTGCTGCAGGAAAGCACGTCATTCTTT GTGGCCACACCAACACCGAACGGGGCTATCTTCCGATCCTTGCCGCCAAATTACAGGCCGAACTTCGAGCTACCAACAGTGAGCCCAGGGATCATGGCATGGAGGAAGTCAGGGTGATAGTGAGCCAAAAGGATAAACACCCTCTCGAGATTGTTTAG
- a CDS encoding NADH:ubiquinone oxidoreductase 49kD subunit: MASTLFRSLARTTRAAPKSRLLSRNLSSSSVLRQADPTLEEARKSGFDYHTVEDLHGMTAHEILAGPQEDTKMRHFTVNFGPQHPAAHGVLRMILELNGEEILRADPHIGLLHRGTEKLIEYKTYIQALPYFDRLDYVSMMTNELCYSLAVEKLLNIQVPDRAQWIRVLFGEITRILNHLMAVLTHVMDVGGLTPFLWGFEEREKLMEFYERVSGARLHAAYVRPGGVAFDLPHGLLDDIFKWATQFGSRIDEIEEVVTGNRIWKERTIGIGPVTAKQALDYSFSGVMLRGSGVPWDLRKVAPYDKYAEVEFDIPVGKNGDCYDRYLCRVQEMRESLRIIGQCLNKMPTGAIKVDDHKLVPPPRAMMKESMESLIHHFKIFSEGYSVPAGETYSAIEAPKGEMAVYLVSDGTNRPYRCSIRAPGFAHLAGSDFMMRRTYLVAVIPTYHIPL; the protein is encoded by the exons ATGGCCTCCACCTTGTTCCGCTCTTTGGCGCGCACAACGAGGGCTGCGCCAAAATCTCGTCTGCTTTCGCGAAAtctctcatcttcatccgtTCTGCGACAGGCAGACCCAACTCTCGAGGAGGCCAGGAAGTCCGGGTTCGACTACCACACAGTGGAGGATCTTCATGGCATGACTGCTCATGAAATTTTGGCTGGACCACAAGAGGATACCAAAATGAGGCACTTTACAG TCAACTTTGG ACCCCAACATCCCGCTGCTCACGGTGTGCTCCGAATGATTCTTGAGTTGAATGGAGAAGAAATCTTGCGTGCGGATCCC CACATTGGTCTCCTTCACCGTGGCACAGAGAAATTAATCGAATATAAGACGTATATCCAGGCCCTACCTTACTTTGATCGCTTGGACTACGTATCTATGA TGACCAATGAATTGTGCTATTCACTGGCCGTTGAAAAACTCCTCAATATCCAAGTTCCCGATAGAGCCCAATGGATTCGTGTCTTGTTTGGTGAAATTACTCGTATCCTGAATC ACCTCATGGCCGTCCTTACCCACGTCATGGACGTCGGTGGTCTTACGCCTTTCCTTTGGGGTTTCGAAGAACGCGAGAAGCTCATGGAGTTTTATGAACGCGTTTCTGGAGCTCGTCTTCATGCTGCGTATGTTCGACCTGGTGGTGTCGCGTTTGACCTTCCCCACGGACTTCTTGATGATATCTTCAAGTGGGCCACCCAGTTCGGCAGCAGAATAGATGAGATTGAAGAAGTTGTTACTGGGAACCGTATCTGGAAAGAGCGAACTATCGGAATCGGGCCCGTGACAGCAAAGCAGGCCCTGGACTATAGTTTCAGTGGCGTCATGCTTAGAGGCAGTGGTGTTCCTTGGGACTTGCGCAAAGTTGCTCCCTATGACAAGTACGCTGAA GTCGAGTTTGACATCCCCGTCGGCAAGAACGGAGATTGCTACGATCGTTATCTATGCAGAGTGCAGGAAATGCGAGAGAGTCTTCGCATTATTGGCCAGTGTCTGAACAAGATGCCTACCGGTGCTATCAAGGTCGATGACCATAAACTTGTTCCTCCTCCCCGTGCCATGATGAAGGAAAGCATGGAGTCTTTGATTCATCACTTCAAA ATCTTCAGCGAAGGTTACTCTGTGCCTGCTGGGGAAACCTACAGCGCCATTGAAGCTCCTAAGGGAGAAATGGCTGTATACCTGGTCTC TGATGGCACAAACAGACCATACCGATGCAGCATTCGCGCCCCAGGATTTGCCCACCTTGCCGGTTCCGACTTCATGATGAGACGTACGTACCTTGTCGCTGTCATACCGACTTACCACATCCCGCTCTAA
- a CDS encoding Putative mannose 6-phosphate receptor-like protein (Putative mannose 6-phosphate receptor-like protein C530.09c) translates to MFSRQRIRTRPLLSIFFLFFLISLGLADDKPCTLHEKGKFYDLNPLKASQDYKLETPSGEKIKLNVCRSVKTELHGIKDDSIKEADVAAFIRRGHGDFILGKINTTISLLDSKPRLVISGGSKCKSGDIRASTVIQFVCDVSLGNSGPRFSAQLPPGDDEDACAYFIEWKTPYACPTSEGSGFWGFITFLAVVFLVVLLAYAILGTLYNRYVLQLRGFDQIPQFSIESMKYHGSEAWDWAKDMFAALNITGGHTPGGGNMYGRHPSSAGRTPNPVSHQAQVSGFGGDHAEEEGLPFNGGGGGFVRPQVGKNRSTSFTKPETNPISHQSQVLEAQSLSYSSPSPLTSQSPPQVSVNNTIPQNQNRRTILETRGPTKEELDFMLGEDDEEEDAQELVDVKSPPVHTTEESASTSPRNPPSGTSPPANVSSSTSPEPESAAAARGRDLGGGDTIRL, encoded by the exons ATGTTTAGCCGCCAACGTATAAGAACTCGGCCATTACTCTCTatatttttcctcttctttcttaTTTCTCTCGGTCTAGCTGACGATAAACCATGTACTTTACACGAAAAGGGGAAGTTCTACGATCTGAATCCTCTGAAAGCTAG TCAGGACTACAAATTGGAAACACCTTCAGGAGAGAAGATAAAACTCAATGTCTGCCGAAGCGTTAAGACAGAACTCCATGGCATAAAAGATGACTCCATCAAGGAAGCAGACGTTGCCGCCTTTATTCGACGTGGTCACGGTGACTTCATTCTGGG AAAAATCAATACCACTATCTCCTTGCTCGACTCCAAACCGCGTTTAGTCATTTCAGGCGGGTCCAAATGCAAATCGGGTGACATTAGAGCATCGACAGTGATACAGTTTGTATGCGACGTGTCGCTTGGAAATAGTGGCCCCCGATTTTCTGCCCAGCTCCCTCcgggagatgatgaagacgcgTGCGCATACTTCATAGAGTGGAAGACTCCA TACGCGTGTCCGACCTCAGAAGGCAGCGGATTTTGGGGTTTTATCACATTTTTAGCAGTGGT ATTCCTAGTTGTTCTTCTAGCATACGCCATTTTGGGAACATTGTATAATCGCTATGTTCTTCAACTTAGGGGTTTCGACCAAATTCCTCAGTTCTCCATCGAGAGCATGAAATACCACGGAAGCGAGGCATGGGACTGGGCCAAGGACATGTTTGCCGCCCTTAACATCACAGGAGGTCATACACCAGGCGGTGGTAACATGTACGGCAGGCACCCTTCAAGCGCAGGGCGTACTCCAAATCCTGTCAGCCATCAGGCACAAGTATCCGGCTTTGGAGGTGATCatgcagaggaagaaggtcTTCCATTTAatggtggaggaggcgggTTTGTCCGTCCCCAAGTCGGCAAGAACAGATCGACTTCATTCACCAAACCAGAGACCAATCCAATCTCGCACCAATCTCAAGTCCTTGAAGCCCAATCACTGTCCTATTCCTCTCCTTCCCCTCTCACATCCCAATCGCCGCCTCAGGTCTCTGTTAACAACACCATACCTCAGAACCAGAATCGTAGAACAATTCTCGAGACTCGTGGGCCAACAAAGGAGGAACTCGACTTCATGCTTggagaagatgacgaagaagaggatgctCAGGAGCTTGTTGACGTGAAATCACCCCCTGTGCATACCACGGAGGAATCTGCTTCTACATCACCACGCAATCCACCTTCGGGCACTTCACCACCGGCCAACGTTTCGTCGTCGACTAGCCCCGAACCAGAGTCAGCTGCTGCAGCGAGAGGTAGAGACCTTGGCGGGGGAGATACCATTCGTTTATAA
- a CDS encoding Annexin C1 has protein sequence MSSAPPNPSGGYAPPPGPPPSTTPASQSPYPPPAGAPPPPSGQQQQQQQPYSVYPPPGAYAAGPPPVGGYYPPPPPGGYYPQYPQYPGYYPPPPAPGQYAPYPPPPGQYPPPAAQYPPPAGSYPPPPGGAPGTPGAPGAPGAPAAGAGAGAPPAPAPATGQYPPPTGPPPPGTAPYAMPTAGTGAPYLPPGGSAPYYPPPPPTAHAPQDPLVYLGAAIPNPEAPPVPLGVQKVHGWDPAHDYNSIVRAISPDGVGDEKRLLNIVLPLNIFQMDALSDYCLAKTGVTLAEKLQRCTSGNFSTTIHALALGPLFYDVHLAKKAIAGLGTDETLLIELILGRQAFEVRWLKTAYRVRYGRDLGDAVRGDLSGATLEMFNMALAAQKPTNPYTPPTKDDPSVVLDAKRLHEAVKRKQKGWEVVLFEIFINRSDLHIAAVSLLHCFIPSTHSPTLTPIPPSHPTHPPLPPHSSSTIREALLYILHGVKSKRDGHGFWRDAKLLEKSMAGLGTRDAQLIYRLVRAHWDGRRLEGVKEAYARRYRKGLEGRVRGETSGSYREVLGGIVRGREGMGGGKF, from the exons AGTACAACACCCGCTTCACAATCTCCGTATCCACCACCAGCAGGcgcccctcctcctccttccggtcaacaacaacagcaacaacaaccatACTCGGTCTACCCGCCTCCAGGAGCCTACGCCGCTGGCCCGCCACCCGTAGGCGGGTACtacccacccccacccccaggCGGCTACTACCCTCAATACCCCCAATATCCCGGGTATTACCCCCCTCCCCCAGCTCCCGGCCAATACGCCCCGTACCCTCCACCACCAGGCCAGTACCCTCCGCCCGCGGCCCAGTACCCACCGCCCGCTGGATCCTACCCGCCCCCGCCCGGAGGTGCCCCTGGTACCCCTGGCGCCCCTGGCGCCCCCGGTGCACCCGCCGCCGGCGCCGGCGCTGGCGCGCcccccgctcccgctcccgcaACAGGCCAATACCCACCACCCACCGGCCCTCCACCCCCAGGCACAGCGCCCTACGCCATGCCCACCGCCGGCACAGGCGCACCATATCTCCCCCCTGGCGGCAGCGCGCCGTActacccaccaccaccacctacAGCGCACGCGCCGCAGGACCCGCTTGTTTATCTGGGCGCTGCGATCCCGAACCCCGAAGCGCCGCCTGTCCCGCTTGGCGTGCAGAAGGTGCATGGATGGGACCCGGCGCATGATTATAATTCTATTGTGCGCGCTATCTCGCCTGATGGTGTGGGCGATGAGAAACGAT TGCTCAATATCGTGTTACCCCTGAACATATTCCAGATGGACGCGCTGAGCGACTACTGCCTCGCCAAAACGGGCGTGACGCTCGCGGAGAAGCTGCAGCGCTGCACAAGTGGGAATTTCTC CACAACAATCCacgccctcgccctcggcCCCCTCTTCTACGACGTACACCTCGCCAAAAAAGCCATCGCAGGCCTCGGCACCGACGAAACGCTCCTCATCGAGCTCATCCTCGGCCGTCAGGCGTTTGAGGTGCGCTGGCTTAAGACGGCGTATCGGGTGCGGTATGGGAGGGATTTGGGGGATGCGGTTAGGGGCGATTTGTCGGGGGCTACTTTGGAGA TGTTCAATATGGCACTCGCAGCTCAAAAACCCACCAACCCGTACACCCCGCCGACGAAAGACGACCCGAGCGTCGTGCTGGATGCGAAGCGGCTGCATGAGGCTGTTAAGAGGAAGCAGAAGGGGTGGGAG GTTGTGCTGTTTGAGATATTCATCAATCGCTCGGATTTGCATATCGCTGCTGT GTCCCTTCTTCACTGCTTCATCCCATCAACCCACTCACCCACTCTTACCCCTATCCCTCCCTCCcaccccacccacccacccctCCCACCACACAGCTCCAGCACAATCCGCGAAGCACTCCTCTACATCCTGCACGGCGTCAAATCCAAACGCGACGGGCACGGTTTCTGGCGCGACGCGAAACTCCTCGAAAAAAGCATGGCGGGTCTCGGGACGCGAGACGCGCAGCTGATATATAGGCTGGTGAGAGCGCATTGGGATGGGAGGCGGTTGGAGGGGGTGAAGGAGGCTTATGCGAGGAGGTATAGGAAGGGGTTGGAGGGACGGGTGAGGGGGGAGACGAGTGGGAGTTATAGGGAGGTTTTGGGGGGGATTGTTAGGGGACGGGAGGGGATGGGTGGGGGGAAGTTTTGA